One genomic segment of Chitinivibrionales bacterium includes these proteins:
- a CDS encoding GAF domain-containing protein, translating into MAQRKKITVTEALIGLSKKISAKTDLLSLLRLIKDLTVELIDADRASIFILDRTTRELWTVLADGETVIRVPEGKGIVGEVIKKNRLLNVPDVATDKNFYPLIDEKTGYETRNILCVPLVNRNGDAFGAIEVLNKNEGLFTKKDEELISVLGTQAGLSIENVEMNNDIRRNCVQLKLLLDIQKDINPSMDMEQVFEVILSNLLEAMNGVCGMFQLETKSGTVSNYSYHTRYGQRYWEEVDRRKCPGYMQTLLQKANCYKNDENKQDFFHAPGIVWARLQRDRCPIGYIAIQNNEEQKTYATLVSYDYIRVIAEQTVSFLAMRDVLEEKRRSEKQALIGTMLSSIVHDMRNPLSGISGFVQLIRRKSDEHKIQSYCDIILDRLGYIEKMNSELLLFVRGKSIELEKTAIVLKKYFEDLLVGFKSSFSNSSITIEFECSERIEIQADFDRLTRVFTNILNNAREAIQTEGIIGIELTRKDNCAIIKISDSGNGMPAHVQEKIFQPFVTFGKKGGTGLGMAIAKNIIDKHNGTIEIDSKLGKGTTFIINLPIE; encoded by the coding sequence ATGGCACAAAGAAAAAAAATCACTGTAACAGAAGCCCTTATCGGGCTCTCAAAAAAAATTAGTGCCAAAACAGACCTTCTCTCCCTTCTTCGTCTTATAAAAGACCTTACCGTAGAATTGATCGATGCAGACAGGGCATCAATTTTTATCCTCGACCGTACCACCCGTGAACTCTGGACCGTGCTTGCCGATGGCGAAACTGTTATCCGTGTTCCCGAAGGAAAGGGGATTGTGGGTGAAGTTATCAAAAAGAACAGGCTTCTCAATGTTCCCGATGTCGCCACCGATAAAAATTTTTATCCTTTGATTGATGAAAAAACCGGGTATGAAACGAGGAATATCCTGTGTGTTCCTCTTGTAAATCGAAACGGTGATGCTTTCGGTGCGATTGAGGTGCTGAACAAAAATGAGGGGCTATTTACAAAAAAAGATGAAGAGCTGATCAGTGTCCTGGGGACACAGGCAGGCCTTTCGATCGAAAATGTCGAGATGAATAACGATATACGGCGTAATTGCGTTCAGCTGAAATTATTGCTCGACATTCAAAAGGATATCAATCCTTCCATGGATATGGAACAGGTATTTGAGGTAATCTTATCAAATCTTCTCGAAGCAATGAATGGTGTTTGCGGTATGTTTCAACTGGAAACAAAGAGTGGAACAGTCAGCAATTACAGCTATCATACACGATATGGGCAGCGATACTGGGAAGAGGTCGATCGCAGGAAATGTCCAGGCTATATGCAAACATTGCTCCAAAAGGCTAATTGTTATAAAAACGATGAAAATAAACAGGACTTTTTTCATGCTCCGGGGATTGTATGGGCCCGTTTGCAGCGGGATCGGTGTCCGATAGGTTATATTGCTATACAGAACAATGAAGAACAGAAGACGTACGCGACGCTGGTTTCGTATGATTATATTAGGGTTATTGCAGAACAGACCGTCTCTTTTTTAGCGATGAGAGATGTCCTTGAAGAAAAACGGCGGTCTGAAAAACAGGCGCTGATCGGTACTATGCTTTCTTCGATTGTGCATGATATGAGAAATCCGCTCAGTGGTATCAGCGGATTCGTACAGCTTATCCGGAGGAAATCGGATGAGCACAAAATCCAGAGCTATTGCGATATCATTTTAGATCGTCTTGGCTATATCGAAAAGATGAATTCGGAGCTGCTTCTTTTTGTGCGAGGGAAATCAATTGAACTTGAGAAGACAGCCATCGTGCTCAAAAAGTATTTTGAAGATCTGCTGGTTGGATTCAAAAGTTCATTTTCCAACAGTAGTATTACAATCGAATTTGAGTGTTCCGAACGGATTGAAATTCAGGCTGATTTCGATCGTCTTACCAGAGTTTTTACAAATATTCTGAACAATGCCAGAGAAGCTATTCAAACTGAAGGAATAATCGGAATAGAGTTGACCCGAAAAGATAATTGTGCTATTATTAAAATCAGTGATTCCGGCAATGGAATGCCCGCTCATGTACAGGAAAAAATCTTTCAGCCCTTTGTTACTTTCGGAAAAAAAGGGGGGACAGGGCTTGGCATGGCTATTGCAAAAAACATTATTGATAAGCATAACGGTACGATTGAAATTGACAGTAAATTAGGTAAAGGAACTACTTTTATTATTAATCTTCCGATCGAATAA
- a CDS encoding response regulator — protein MEILVFDESRKTRDALTDSLGKKNTNVTCCSSSNDFMTTMQETSPDRILLDVTTWRKGTAIYNYFNFAPRLNKIPVVFFNAPENFSSIQGRESHEQDRILREPTDIQDLISVVE, from the coding sequence ATGGAAATTCTTGTATTTGATGAATCACGAAAAACCCGGGATGCGCTGACAGATTCACTGGGGAAAAAGAACACTAATGTTACCTGTTGCTCGAGCAGCAACGATTTTATGACGACTATGCAGGAGACTTCACCGGACAGGATACTCCTTGATGTCACGACCTGGCGGAAAGGAACGGCGATTTATAATTATTTTAATTTTGCACCTCGCCTTAATAAAATCCCTGTTGTGTTTTTTAATGCTCCGGAGAACTTTTCTTCGATTCAAGGACGTGAGTCGCACGAGCAGGATAGAATCTTGCGCGAACCTACCGACATTCAGGATTTAATCAGCGTCGTCGAATAA